Proteins from a genomic interval of Apteryx mantelli isolate bAptMan1 chromosome 5, bAptMan1.hap1, whole genome shotgun sequence:
- the LOC136992143 gene encoding C-X-C motif chemokine 13-like produces the protein MACWAAVLLWLLLGAHRPADAALLEANGNLSCRCAKTTATFIPPRTYDSIEVRPVGSSCRRREVVILLKNRKRVCVEPNTPWVKKLLRDLPSV, from the exons ATGGCGTGCTGGGCGGCCgtgctgctctggctgctgctggGTGCCCACCGCCCCGCTGACGCAG ccctgctggaaGCCAACGGCAACCTGAGCTGCCGCTGCGCCAAGACCACGGCGACCTTCATCCCGCCGCGGACGTACGACAGCATCGAGGTCAGGCCGGTGGGGAGCAGCTGCCGGCGCCGGGAGGTCGT AATTCTATTAAAAAACCGCAAGAGAGTGTGCGTGGAGCCCAACACCCCCTGGGTGAAGAAACTCCTGCGGGACCTTCCCAGCGTGTAA